A stretch of Nonomuraea africana DNA encodes these proteins:
- a CDS encoding acyl-CoA carboxylase subunit epsilon, whose amino-acid sequence MTPHLRIVRGDATPEEIAALVAVLASRHAEAERPAAPKNESWRNPARSMRKPLVPGKSAWRNSALP is encoded by the coding sequence ATGACGCCTCATCTGCGAATTGTTCGGGGCGATGCGACTCCTGAGGAGATCGCGGCTCTTGTGGCGGTTCTGGCCTCCCGACACGCCGAAGCCGAGCGACCCGCCGCGCCGAAGAACGAATCATGGCGAAACCCGGCCAGGAGCATGCGTAAACCGCTCGTACCTGGGAAGTCGGCGTGGCGAAACAGCGCTCTACCGTAG
- a CDS encoding NYN domain-containing protein: MAIPDLTPHPVAAKYAVLVDVGYLYAAAGEVLLGAKERKEYRVAADELIQSLQKHAEQRISGELLRIYWYDAARDRVPTVDQRVIAQLPWVKVRLGNLNARGQQKGVDAQIRSDLEALARHHAVTDTILLAGDEDMVPAVEAAQAYGVRIHLWGVEPPYGTNQAERLVWESDTVEVLSADFLRPFFSRAPQPVTVVPPVTAPSPAQVFAGRTAAPKPHVKPGQVAKLGPSRPRVEDVGEHVAQKWILTRGRDNIRDLLPGPILPTVIDTELLIEAEKELGHSLRPFPEARVWLRDGFWARVYREFDLGVGVSSK, encoded by the coding sequence ATGGCCATCCCAGACCTCACGCCGCACCCTGTCGCGGCGAAGTACGCCGTCCTTGTGGATGTCGGATATCTCTATGCCGCCGCAGGTGAAGTACTGCTCGGCGCCAAGGAGCGCAAGGAATACCGGGTTGCCGCCGATGAGCTCATCCAATCGCTACAGAAGCATGCAGAACAACGCATTTCCGGCGAGCTCCTGCGGATCTATTGGTATGACGCCGCCCGTGACCGTGTGCCCACCGTCGACCAGCGAGTCATCGCCCAGCTGCCCTGGGTGAAAGTCCGCCTTGGCAACCTCAACGCGCGTGGCCAGCAGAAGGGCGTGGACGCCCAGATCAGGAGTGATCTCGAGGCGCTGGCCAGGCACCACGCGGTGACCGACACGATCCTGCTGGCGGGCGATGAGGACATGGTGCCCGCCGTTGAGGCGGCCCAGGCGTACGGCGTGCGGATCCATCTGTGGGGCGTCGAGCCGCCCTACGGCACCAACCAGGCCGAGCGCCTGGTGTGGGAGTCCGACACCGTGGAGGTCCTGTCCGCTGATTTCCTGAGGCCCTTCTTCAGCCGTGCCCCGCAGCCCGTGACGGTGGTGCCGCCGGTGACGGCGCCGTCGCCCGCCCAGGTGTTCGCGGGGCGCACCGCCGCCCCCAAGCCGCACGTCAAGCCGGGTCAGGTGGCCAAGCTCGGGCCCTCGCGCCCGCGGGTGGAGGACGTCGGCGAGCACGTGGCGCAGAAGTGGATACTCACCCGTGGCCGCGACAACATCAGGGACCTGCTGCCCGGCCCGATCCTGCCGACGGTCATCGACACGGAGCTGCTCATCGAGGCGGAGAAGGAGCTCGGGCACTCGCTGCGGCCCTTCCCCGAGGCGCGGGTGTGGCTGCGCGACGGGTTCTGGGCACGCGTCTACCGCGAGTTCGACCTGGGGGTGGGGGTCTCCTCCAAGTAG